The Sphingomonas sanxanigenens DSM 19645 = NX02 genome includes a region encoding these proteins:
- a CDS encoding sugar kinase, whose translation MARPLFFGELLIRLSPPGKQLIVQGRSLDLHVGGAEANVAIGLASLGHTTRMVSRVPDNALGALALSVLRGAGVDCSAVATGGERMGLYFLTPGAGQRAAEVVYDRAGSAFATAALSDFDWDAAFAGATHLHMSGITPALGPASSAMAIAAARAAKDRGLTLIFDGNYRARLWEAWDSDPRTTLSALIGMTDILFGNHRDVALLLGRAFSGDGSDRRREAADAAFEAFPNLRIIASTARQADDSDHNRIAARIDARDRFVQTKEVTVSGIVDRIGAGDAFAAGVLHVLLDDEADLERAAEAGLGLTVLKHALPGDASFHTKADLQAFLDGHRDVRR comes from the coding sequence ATGGCGCGTCCGCTATTCTTCGGCGAACTGCTGATCCGGCTCTCGCCCCCGGGCAAGCAGTTGATCGTGCAGGGCCGCAGCCTCGACCTCCATGTCGGCGGCGCCGAGGCCAACGTCGCGATCGGCCTCGCCAGCCTTGGCCACACGACGCGGATGGTGAGCCGGGTGCCGGACAATGCGCTGGGCGCGCTGGCGCTGTCGGTGCTGCGCGGCGCGGGGGTCGACTGCTCGGCCGTCGCCACCGGCGGCGAGCGGATGGGCCTCTATTTCCTGACGCCGGGCGCCGGCCAGCGCGCCGCCGAAGTGGTCTATGACCGCGCCGGCAGCGCCTTCGCCACCGCCGCCTTGAGCGATTTCGACTGGGATGCGGCGTTCGCCGGCGCCACCCACCTCCACATGTCGGGCATCACCCCAGCGCTGGGGCCGGCGTCGTCGGCGATGGCGATCGCCGCCGCGCGTGCCGCCAAGGATCGCGGCCTGACCTTGATCTTCGACGGCAATTACCGCGCCCGCCTGTGGGAAGCGTGGGACAGCGACCCGCGCACGACCCTGAGCGCGTTGATCGGCATGACCGACATCTTGTTCGGCAACCACCGCGACGTGGCGCTGCTGCTCGGCCGGGCCTTCTCCGGCGACGGCTCCGACCGCAGGCGCGAAGCCGCCGACGCCGCGTTCGAAGCCTTCCCCAACCTGCGCATCATCGCGTCCACCGCGCGCCAGGCCGACGACAGCGACCACAACCGCATCGCCGCCCGCATCGACGCCCGCGACCGCTTCGTCCAGACCAAGGAGGTCACGGTCTCCGGCATCGTCGACCGCATCGGCGCGGGCGACGCCTTCGCGGCGGGCGTGCTGCACGTGCTACTCGACGACGAGGCGGATCTGGAGCGCGCGGCGGAAGCCGGGCTGGGGCTGACGGTGCTCAAGCATGCGCTGCCGGGGGATGCCTCCTTCCATACGAAGGCGGATCTACAGGCGTTTCTGGATGGGCATCGGGACGTGCGGCGGTAG
- a CDS encoding Z1 domain-containing protein, whose protein sequence is MSDTFDISKFTSGDQPSNQYQRQLQRLRDVGNSTECIELAVQGALKNLSGATQKSFVIYGEPQSGKTEMMICLTAKLLDEGYRFIVHLLNDSVDLLGQNLGRFHSSGLAPSAQNFMEIVDPAIDVKAGTFIVFCKKNGNNLRDLINKIGNMPRVVVIDDEADYATPNSLINKNDKTPINELIGRIIGDTGHYIGVTATPARLNLNNTFNNDSKLWVKFPPHRMYTGQDDFFPINIDEIGIAGLKYKLCLMPDKNDDFRHERAALFRFMVNAAHLNLTNTDENNYSLLIHTSGKKIDHKADLENIRKVFSVLSDQKNTKFEKYLREIWTIAKSNYVDVSADDITRYVLANISKRAIIVLNSEASFKNFGGNATNPSALFTIVIGGNIVSRGVTFNNLLSMFFTRDVKNKLQQDTYIQRARMFGSRGAYLAHFELTIPIALYADWHRCFVYHRLALASIDSGLGSPVWIADKRIAAVASGSVDNSTVDLDRGEMSFAIFDFTADLDNIAGSALSPADKVNQIADKLGDAAFPRYLREFILHSLSRGKTGLKVFQSAGMFPSMTEQEKSDIQRRQGFLTIRQADRAGNTVHFLRIFKNEAGKARLFYKFDGSVQFIKNLK, encoded by the coding sequence ATGTCAGACACGTTCGATATTTCAAAGTTCACGTCAGGCGATCAGCCGAGCAATCAGTACCAGCGGCAATTGCAGCGCTTGCGCGACGTTGGCAATTCGACAGAGTGTATCGAATTAGCTGTTCAAGGCGCGCTTAAGAATCTCTCCGGCGCCACTCAGAAATCGTTCGTCATCTATGGGGAGCCGCAAAGCGGCAAGACCGAGATGATGATCTGCCTTACCGCCAAGCTTCTTGACGAAGGTTATCGTTTTATCGTTCATCTGTTGAACGATAGCGTTGACCTCCTAGGCCAAAACCTCGGCCGCTTTCATAGCTCGGGGCTAGCTCCTTCCGCTCAGAACTTCATGGAAATAGTCGATCCTGCGATAGACGTCAAAGCGGGAACCTTTATCGTCTTCTGCAAAAAGAATGGAAATAATCTTCGAGATCTTATCAACAAGATTGGTAACATGCCCAGGGTCGTTGTTATTGACGACGAGGCCGATTATGCTACGCCTAACTCGCTAATAAACAAGAACGATAAGACCCCGATAAACGAGCTTATTGGAAGAATAATTGGCGATACGGGACATTATATTGGCGTAACGGCAACCCCAGCGAGACTTAATCTCAACAATACATTCAACAACGATTCAAAGCTTTGGGTAAAATTCCCTCCTCATAGAATGTATACCGGGCAGGATGATTTCTTTCCCATAAATATCGATGAAATTGGCATTGCCGGGCTAAAATATAAACTTTGCCTCATGCCAGACAAGAATGATGATTTTCGCCATGAGCGCGCCGCCTTGTTCCGATTCATGGTAAATGCAGCCCATCTAAATCTCACCAACACTGATGAGAATAATTATTCGCTCCTGATTCACACAAGTGGAAAGAAAATCGACCATAAAGCCGATCTAGAAAATATAAGAAAAGTATTCTCCGTTTTATCAGATCAAAAAAATACGAAGTTTGAGAAGTACCTCAGAGAAATTTGGACCATAGCGAAATCGAACTATGTAGATGTGTCCGCCGATGACATAACCCGATATGTCCTTGCAAATATTAGCAAAAGGGCAATTATAGTCCTCAATAGCGAGGCATCTTTTAAGAATTTTGGCGGAAATGCGACAAATCCTTCTGCGCTTTTCACGATTGTTATCGGAGGCAATATTGTTTCCAGAGGTGTTACATTTAATAATCTGCTTAGCATGTTCTTTACGAGGGATGTTAAGAATAAGTTACAGCAGGACACATACATTCAGCGCGCCCGGATGTTTGGCAGCCGGGGCGCCTATCTGGCGCATTTTGAGCTGACCATCCCCATTGCTCTTTACGCCGATTGGCATCGATGCTTCGTATATCACCGCTTAGCGCTTGCATCGATCGACAGCGGCTTGGGTTCGCCAGTTTGGATTGCCGATAAGCGAATCGCAGCGGTAGCGAGCGGTAGCGTCGACAATTCTACGGTGGATTTGGATCGCGGAGAAATGAGCTTTGCTATTTTCGACTTCACTGCAGATTTGGATAACATTGCGGGTTCGGCGCTTTCACCAGCGGACAAAGTGAACCAAATTGCTGATAAGCTTGGCGATGCCGCCTTTCCTCGTTACCTACGTGAATTTATTCTTCACTCTCTGTCCCGCGGCAAAACCGGGCTTAAGGTGTTCCAGAGCGCAGGCATGTTCCCCAGCATGACCGAGCAGGAGAAATCTGACATTCAGAGACGGCAGGGTTTTCTTACAATCCGGCAAGCTGACAGAGCAGGAAACACCGTTCATTTTTTACGAATATTCAAGAACGAAGCAGGAAAAGCGCGGCTATTCTATAAATTTGACGGATCAGTTCAATTCATCAAAAATCTGAAATGA